The following proteins come from a genomic window of Panicum hallii strain FIL2 chromosome 8, PHallii_v3.1, whole genome shotgun sequence:
- the LOC112901974 gene encoding probable plastid-lipid-associated protein 2, chloroplastic, with the protein MAGVASLNALTLRASSPSPAAPSPRGGSGAALAFPTPPRLWSLRAARRVRARAVAASGDPEDEWGPEPEGGSAVTGPAVAEAPAPEASEVAELKARLKEALDSTERGLLASSETRAEVVELITQLEARNPTPAPTEALTLLNGKWILAYTSFSQLFPLLGSRRLPELVKVEEISQTIDSENFTVQNCIKFSGPLATTSVSTNAKFEIRSPKRVQIKFDEGVIGTPQLTDSIVLPEKFELFGQSIDLSPLKGIFSSIENAASSVAKTISGQPPLKIPLQTNHAESWLLTTYLDEELRISRGDGSSIFVLLKEGSTLLN; encoded by the exons ATGGCGGGAGTTGCGTCCCTCAACGCCCTCACCCTCCGCGCGTCTTCCCCATCACCCGCAGCCCCGTCGCcgcgcggcggcagcggcgccgccCTCGCGTTCCCGACCCCGCCTCGCCTCTGGTCGCTGCGTGCCGCGCGGCGCGTCCGGGCGCGTGCGGTGGCGGCCAGCGGGGATCCTGAGGACGAGTGGGGGCCGGAGCCTGAGGGCGGGTCCGCGGTCACGGGGCCGGCGGTGGCCGAGGCGCCCGCGCCGGAGGCGAGCGAGGTGGCGGAGCTCAAGGCGCGGCTCAAGGAGGCGCTGGACAGCACGGAGCGGGGCCTGCTGGCGTCCAGCGAGACGCGGGCGGAGGTGGTCGAACTCATCACGCAGCTCGAGGCGCGCAACCCCACGCCGGCGCCCACGGAGGCGCTCACGCTCCTCAACGGCAAGTGGATCCTCGC GTACACATCATTTTCTCAACTTTTCCCTCTGCTGGGGTCCAGAAGGCTGCCTGAGCTTGTCAAAGTGGAGGAGATATCACAGACTATCGATTCAGAGAACTTCACAGTGCAAAACTGCATCAAGTTTTCAGGACCATTGGCAACAACCTCAGTTTCCACCAATGCTAAATTTGAAATTAGAAGCCCCAAGCGTGTGCAG ATTAAATTTGATGAAGGTGTTATCGGAACCCCACAACTGACCGACTCCATTGTGCTACCGGAGAAGTTTGAGCTCTTTGGACAGAGCATCGACCTGAGCCCATTGAAAGGCATATTTTCTTCCATCGAAAATGCAGCATCCTCGGTTGCCAAGACCATCTCTGGTCAGCCACCACTGAAGATACCGCTTCAGACCAACCATGCTGAGTCCTGGTTGCTCACAACCTACCTTGACGAAGAGCTCAGGATATCCAGAGGGGACGGTAGCAGCATCTTTGTGCTGTTGAAGGAGGGAAGCACCCTTCTGAACTAG
- the LOC112872464 gene encoding uncharacterized protein LOC112872464, with product MSSLPPRISKSSCIMAAFMASGRAAMASTRPSFVTPRSFFNWGKGAGGAESPPPPPQLKFQYHDVQLPFPMSLVANTHLRDRELKCCYKATVDGFSATDFHRRCDFKGPCVVVSCTGGGFRFGGFSPEGYRSTDDYYDTLDAFLFYWPEPAPVAEAAEAPPVVLPKVGGSGAALFDYSRGGPQFGADGLLIGPPLTAVMGVFTGPDSSAGVGNLRSARSRLGLSYARRADGKESLFGDEGRAELAEVLVFCSPQIASLY from the exons ATGTCTTCTCTCCCTCCACGTATAAGCAAGTCGAGCTGCATCATGGCGGCGTTCATGGCGAGCGGCAGGGCCGCCATGGCCTCGACCAGGCCGAGCTTCGTCACTCCTCGCAGCTTCTTCAACTGGGGCAAAGGCGCCGGAGGAGCtgagtcgccgccgccgccgccacagctGAAGTTCCAGTACCACGACGTCCAGCTGCCGTTCCCCATGTCGCTCGTGGCGAACACGCACCTAAGAG ACCGCGAGCTCAAGTGCTGCTACAAGGCCACCGTGGACGGCTTCAGCGCGACGGACTTCCACCGGCGGTGCGACTTCAAGGGCCCCTGCGTCGTCGTCAgctgcaccggcggcggcttcagGTTCGGCGGGTTCAGCCCGGAGGGGTACCGCAGCACGGACGACTACTACGACACGCTGGACGCCTTCCTCTTCTACTGGCCGGAGCCGGCGCCGGTAGCAGAAGCCGCCGAGGCGCCGCCTGTGGTGCTGCCGAAggtgggcggcagcggcgcggcgctTTTCGACTACTCCCGCGGCGGGCCCCAGTTCGGCGCCGACGGTCTGCTCATCggcccgccgctcaccgccgtgATGGGCGTGTTCACGGGGCCCGACTCCAGCGCCGGCGTCGGCAACCTCCGCAGCGCGCGGTCGCGGCTCGGGCTGTCGTATGCGAGGCGGGCGGACGGGAAGGAGAGCCTGTTCGGCGACGAGGGCAGGGCCGAGCTCGCGGAGGTGCTCGTCTTCTGCAGCCCGCAGATCGCCAGCCTCTACTGA
- the LOC112902192 gene encoding cytochrome P450 716B1-like, producing MGDADSTTTTAMAAALAIAAALLVSLPVLYSLLLDKTSRKKKKAVPPGSFGLPVVGHTLTLLRALRANTAEDWLSRRVAAYGPVSRLSLFRHPTAFLVGPSANKFVFTSPALTTMNSEAFSRMVGRRTVRDVAGDEHTRVRAMMVQFLKLDAVKRHVAAMEAEVRRHLDAHWRGRAAVAVMPSMKALTFDVMSTVLFGMGRDSAVRRELSAEFQQLVQGIWAVPLDLPFTRFSRCLAASRRGRRAVAGVIGERRAKLERGESSPADDIVTHMLCKGLPDEEITDNVMFLMVAAHDTTAALITFLLRHLDANKDAYAKVLQEQQEIARSKAPGEALSWEDLCRMRYTWAAAMETLRMVPPPFSMLRRALDDVEYGGYLIPKGWQVMNATTMTHWDPAIFPDPGRFDPARFEDPSAIPPYGFVPFGGGARICPGNEFAKVETLVAVHHIVTRFRWKLAAGCDGSFSRSPMPYPSQGLLVDIEPIH from the exons ATGGGCGACGCTGattcgacgacgacgacggcgatggCCGCTGCACTAGCCATCGCCGCCGCGCTTCTTGTCTCGCTCCCGGTGCTGTACAGCCTCCTCCTCGACAAGACGagcaggaagaagaagaaggccgTCCCCCCCGGCTCCTTCGGCCTACCCGTCGTCGGGCACACGCTCACCCTGCTGCGCGCCCTCCGCGCCAACACCGCCGAGGACTGGCTCAGCCGGCGCGTCGCCGCTTACGGGCCGGTGTCGCGGCTGTCCCTCTTCCGGCACCCGACGGCCTTCCTCGTCGGCCCCTCCGCCAACAAGTTCGTCTTCACCAGCCCCGCGCTGACCACCATGAACAGCGAGGCCTTCAGCCGCATGGTCggccggcggacggtccgcgacgtggccggcgacgagcacaCCCGCGTCCGGGCCATGATGGTGCAGTTCCTGAAGCTGGACGCCGTCAAGCGGCACGTCGCCGCCATGGAGGCCGAGGTCCGGCGCCACCTCGACGCGCACTGGCGCGGCCGGGCCGCCGTGGCGGTGATGCCGTCGATGAAGGCGCTGACGTTCGACGTCATGAGCACCGTCCTGTTCGGGATGGGGAGGGACTCCGCCGTCCGGCGGGAGCTGTCGGCGGAGTTCCAGCAGCTGGTGCAGGGCATCTGGGCGGTCCCGCTCGACCTGCCCTTCACCAGGTTCAGCCGGTGCctcgccgccagccgccgcggGCGGCGCGCCGTCGCGGGGGTCATCGGGGAGAGGAGGGCCAAGCTGGAGCGCGGGGAGAGCTCGCCGGCCGACGACATAGTCACCCACATGCTCTGCAAGGGCCTCCCCGACGAGGAGATCACGGACAACGTCATGTTCCTCATGGTCGCCGCACAcgacaccaccgccgccctcaTCACCTTCCTCCTCCGGCATCTTGACGCCAACAAGGACGCCTACGCCAAAGTTCTCCAGG AGCAACAAGAAATCGCGCGGAGCAAGGCGCCAGGGGAGGCCCTGTCGTGGGAGGACCTCTGCAGGATGAGGTACACctgggcggcggcgatggagacGCTGCGGATGGTCCCGCCGCCGTTCAGCATGCTGAGGAGGGCGCTCGACGACGTCGAGTACGGCGGCTACCTCATCCCCAAAGGGTGGCAGGTCATGAACGCCACCACCATGACGCATTGGGACCCGGCCATCTTCCCGGACCCCGGCCGGTTCGACCCGGCGCGGTTCGAGGACCCGTCGGCGATACCGCCCTACGGCTTCGTGCCgttcggcggcggcgcgcgcatcTGTCCCGGGAACGAGTTCGCCAAGGTGGAGACGCTGGTGGCCGTGCACCACATCGTGACGCGGTTCAGGTGGAAGCTCGCCGCCGGCTGCGACGGCAGCTTCTCCAGGTCCCCTATGCCGTACCCGTCTCAGGGCCTGCTCGTCGACATCGAGCCTATCCATTGA